Proteins encoded together in one Cryptomeria japonica unplaced genomic scaffold, Sugi_1.0 HiC_scaffold_171, whole genome shotgun sequence window:
- the LOC131076235 gene encoding cytochrome P450 750A1-like, producing the protein MASMGFPEPLDSINIIRECAYAPATATLCSLIIFLWVLHRFSVKRKNTLGSRLPRGPFAWPIIGNLNQLKRLPHRDLHELSKKYGPIMMLKLGSVRTVLVSSSAMAKEFLKTHDKVFASRPVSAVGKYIGYNSKDLIFVPHGAYWRHMRKLCVVELLNTKRIDSFRCVREQEMLLTVRSMWEMSGKGGKLVNLTMFFSSFSQAVMWRILSGTKISFHGDAHGEEIKKMVSEVTAVVGSINIGDFIPYLGWLDLQGVERRMKKVHNSMDQVISKIIEEHQQRRREFHKEHEQQPDIIDVLLEMESLDGMPITKENIKAIVFDMFVAGTETTSTTLEWAMSEILRNPSVAKKMQEEIESVVGRERAVSERDIGSMEYVQCVVKETLRLYPALPLLLPHESTQDCAVGGYFIPERSRLIVNAWAIGRDPSLWEDPLEFKPERFMGKKVDVVRDKDYFDMLPFGAGRRGCPGAAMADVTMNLVLAQLVHYFEWSVEGDLDMTEVFGVTTPRSVHLLARPALRLPTCP; encoded by the exons ATGGCTTCTATGGGCTTTCCTGAACCTTTGGACTCAATAAATATAATAAGAGAGTGTGCTTATGCTCCAGCAACAGCTACACTGTGTTCACTCATAATTTTCTTGTGGGTTTTGCACAGATTTAGTGTGAAAAGGAAGAATACATTGGGATCGAGATTGCCCCGAGGACCGTTTGCATGGCCCATTATTGGAAATCTGAACCAGCTGAAAAGGCTTCCTCATCGTGATCTTCATGAACTTAGTAAGAAATATGGGCCCATTATGATGTTGAAATTGGGCTCTGTTCGCACTGTTTTGGTTTCTTCTTCTGCCATGGCAAAAGAGTTCTTGAAAACCCACGATAAGGTTTTTGCCAGCCGACCTGTTTCTGCTGTAGGAAAATACATTGGCTATAATAGCAAGGATCTGATTTTTGTACCTCACGGGGCTTATTGGAGACACATGAGAAAGCTGTGCGTGGTGGAATTGCTGAATACCAAAAGGATCGATTCCTTCAGATGTGTACGAGAGCAAGAAATGCTTCTCACTGTTCGTTCAATGTGGGAGATGTCTGGGAAGGGTGGGAAGCTTGTTAATCTCACCATGTTCTTTTCATCGTTTTCGCAGGCAGTCATGTGGCGAATCCTTTCGGGAACCAAAATTTCATTTCACGGTGACGCTCATGGCGAAGAGATAAAGAAGATGGTATCAGAGGTGACAGCTGTAGTAGGGAGTATCAATATCGGGGACTTCATTCCTTACTTAGGCTGGCTGGACTTGCAAGGAGTAGAGCGGCGCATGAAAAAAGTACACAACTCCATGGACCAAGTGATTAGTAAAATAATAGAGGAGCACCAGCAGCGCAGGAGGGAGTTCCACAAGGAGCATGAGCAGCAGCCTGACATCATTGACGTGCTCTTGGAAATGGAGAGTCTCGATGGAATGCCAATCACAAAGGAAAACATTAAAGCCATTGTTTTT GATATGTTCGTGGCTGGAACTGAAACGACGTCTACTACGTTAGAATGGGCAATGAGTGAGATTCTTAGAAACCCTAGCGTGGCCAAGAAAATGCAAGAGGAAATAGAATCAGTGGTCGGCAGAGAGAGGGCTGTAAGTGAGCGTGACATAGGAAGCATGGAGTACGTGCAGTGTGTGGTGAAGGAGACACTGAGGTTATATCCGGCGTTACCCTTGCTTCTTCCGCACGAATCCACACAAGATTGTGCAGTTGGGGGATACTTCATTCCTGAGAGAAGCAGGCTCATCGTCAATGCTTGGGCTATTGGAAGAGACCCATCCTTGTGGGAAGATCCTCTGGAATTCAAGCCAGAGAGATTTATGGGTAAAAAAGTTGATGTTGTGAGAGACAAGGATTATTTTGATATGTTGCCATTTGGAGCAGGAAGGAGAGGATGTCCAGGCGCAGCCATGGCTGATGTAACCATGAACCTTGTTTTGGCTCAGCTCGTTCATTACTTTGAATGGAGCGTGGAAGGAGATCTGGATATGACGGAAGTCTTTGGAGTCACCACGCCCAGGAGTGTTCACCTTCTCGCTCGTCCTGCCTTAAGGCTACCTACCTGCCCTTGA